One window of Nicotiana tomentosiformis chromosome 11, ASM39032v3, whole genome shotgun sequence genomic DNA carries:
- the LOC104117180 gene encoding phototropic-responsive NPH3 family protein NPY2-like, producing the protein MKFMKLGSKPDTFQSDGKNIRYVASELASDIIVNIGDVKFYLHKFPLMSKSACLQKLVVSTSEGNGDEVYIHDIPGGPSAFEICAKFCYGMTVTLNAYNVIAARCAAEYLEMHETVEKGNLIYKVDVFLHSSIFRSWKDSIILLQTTKSSRLHMCEEVKLISHCIDAIASKTCIDVRKVDWSYTYNRTKIPEENGNSNGIRSRVVPNDWWVDDLCELEIDLYKRVIVNIKNKGIVSSEVIGEAIQAYASRRLPGFSKGDVSRSRSILDTIVRLLPAEKGSVSCSFLLRLLKASVSVDSGEMVKAELVKRIGQQLEEASVDDLLIRATDGEATMYDVHVVHKILEGFMMRDEDSKTELEDGNDEIPEVRKPGLDAEASKLMVAKLVDGYLTEIAKDPNLPLSTFVGLAEMVTNFPRPRHDSLYRAIDMYLKEHPGISKIDRKRICGLMDCKKLSVDACTHAVQNERLPSRVVVQVLFFEQVRANASSGCSTPDLPKAIRDLTAGVSYASSRSATTNTEDSEVTASAEELRALKEELAALKLQNGGLIDKVNGDTKRAATSRMKGLLSSKRIFSRIWSSKGGQGENSGSDSSESLGSASLEEAKYTPSRKGRHSVS; encoded by the exons ATGAAGTTCATGAAACTTGGATCCAAACCTGATACCTTTCAATCAGATGGGAAAAATATCAG ATATGTTGCTTCAGAGTTGGCTTCTGACATCATTGTTAATATAGGAGATGTGAAGTTTTATCTGCATAAG TTTCCTCTTATGTCCAAGAGTGCTTGTTTGCAAAAGCTGGTAGTGAGCACTAGTGAAGGAAATGGTGATGAAGTTTATATCCATGACATTCCTGGAGGGCCTAGTGCCTTTGAAATATGTGCCAAGTTTTGTTACGGTATGACTGTTACACTGAATGCTTATAATGTCATAGCAGCAAGGTGTGCTGCAGAGTATCTTGAAATGCACGAGACTGTTGAGAAAGGAAACCTTATTTACAAGGTCGATGTTTTCCTTCACTCGAGCATCTTCCGAAGCTGGAAAGATTCAATAATACTTCTTCAGACCACTAAGTCATCTCGGTTACATATGTGTGAGGAAGTGAAGTTGATCAGCCACTGTATCGATGCTATAGCATCCAAGACATGTATTGATGTTCGCAAGGTTGATTGGTCTTACACCTATAACCGGACAAAGATACCAGAGGAAAATGGAAATTCGAATGGAATTAGAAGCCGTGTGGTGCCAAATGATTGGTGGGTTGATGACTTATGTGAGCTTGAAATAGATCTTTATAAACGGGTTATTGTCAACATAAAGAATAAAGGGATTGTTTCCTCAGAAGTGATTGGAGAAGCTATTCAAGCTTATGCTTCGAGAAGGTTGCCAGGCTTTAGCAAGGGTGATGTCTCCAGATCACGCTCTATATTGGATACAATTGTAAGGTTATTACCTGCTGAAAAAGGTAGCGTCTCTTGTAGTTTCTTGTTGAGATTGCTAAAAGCGTCCGTTTCAGTAGATTCTGGAGAAATGGTAAAGGCGGAACTAGTAAAAAGAATAGGGCAGCAACTGGAGGAGGCTTCTGTCGATGATCTTTTGATTCGAGCTACAGATGGGGAAGCGACAATGTATGATGTCCATGTCGTTCACAAAATACTAGAAGGTTTTATGATGCGTGATGAAGATTCTAAAACTGAGTTGGAAGATGGTAATGACGAAATTCCAGAGGTCAGAAAGCCAGGGCTTGACGCAGAAGCTTCAAAGCTCATGGTGGCGAAGCTAGTTGATGGATACCTTACAGAAATTGCCAAGGATCCTAATCTCCCTTTGTCAACATTTGTTGGTCTGGCAGAGATGGTAACAAATTTCCCTCGCCCTCGTCATGACAGCCTTTATCGCGCAATTGATATGTACCTCAAG GAGCACCCTGGGATCAGCAAGATTGACAGAAAGAGAATTTGCGGGCTGATGGACTGCAAGAAGCTCTCTGTTGATGCATGTACACATGCCGTGCAAAATGAGCGGCTTCCGTCACGTGTTGTCGTACAAGTTCTCTTTTTTGAGCAAGTCAGGGCCAATGCATCATCAGGTTGCAGCACCCCGGATCTGCCCAAAGCTATTAGGGACCTTACTGCTGGTGTTTCATATGCGAGCTCAAGATCAGCGACAACAAATACAGAAGACTCGGAGGTTACAGCCTCTGCTGAAGAACTGAGGGCATTGAAAGAAGAGCTGGCAGCCTTAAAGTTGCAAAATGGAGGACTAATTGACAAAGTTAATGGTGATACCAAACGTGCTGCCACTAGTAGAATGAAAGGCTTGCTTTCATCGAAGAGAATCTTTTCCAGAATCTGGTCAAGTAAAGGCGGTCAAGGGGAAAATAGTGGGTCAGATTCATCGGAGAGTCTTGGTTCTGCCAGCTTAGAAGAAGCAAAATACACACCTTCAAGAAAAGGAAGACATTCAGTTTCTTAG